Proteins from a genomic interval of Rubinisphaera italica:
- a CDS encoding ATP-binding protein has translation MKYTTDNVRVSETIECIRRRPAMYVGGTDTVGFHYLFFEVINNVLNEFDEKFVSRLIVKINSDDTIKVADNGRGISVGKSPDQEDLSLLELYLTLNNIQKRKQPESRSLHHEFIGLNILNALSESLKVSVYQNGYRWSVECQQGNITQSLMKHEKTQKTGTEITYKPDQEIFQDLKFDGELISNRLRELAFLNAGLEIEFEDQRKNFSENFHSKNGLTDFVKFLNEDEQVLYDEPFEIYENLSELETEIHIVFQNIIANEGSVAGFVCDHHTKEGGTHILGFFKGLNQAISEYGRRHGLINGEPPSFDVCVFGVSAVVCYNVPNPNYESPSKSYLGNRKVIDLVCGVTEKHLSRYYLEHPEIAEQIVSRAVFHQSQRRMLNSQI, from the coding sequence ATGAAATACACAACCGATAATGTTCGAGTATCAGAGACAATAGAATGTATTCGAAGACGCCCAGCGATGTATGTCGGGGGGACTGATACTGTTGGTTTTCACTATCTGTTTTTCGAAGTGATAAATAACGTTCTCAATGAATTCGATGAGAAATTTGTCTCCAGACTGATCGTCAAAATTAATAGCGATGATACGATTAAGGTCGCTGATAATGGTCGAGGTATTTCGGTAGGGAAATCTCCAGATCAAGAGGATCTCTCCCTATTGGAATTATATTTAACCCTTAATAATATTCAGAAAAGAAAACAGCCTGAAAGCCGATCGTTGCATCATGAATTTATAGGTCTGAATATTCTGAACGCACTCAGCGAATCTCTCAAGGTTAGTGTTTATCAGAATGGATACCGTTGGAGTGTGGAATGTCAGCAGGGCAATATTACTCAGTCATTAATGAAGCATGAGAAAACACAAAAAACTGGTACGGAAATCACATATAAACCAGATCAAGAAATCTTTCAGGACTTAAAATTTGATGGAGAATTAATAAGCAATCGATTGCGTGAACTTGCCTTCCTGAATGCTGGTCTGGAAATTGAATTTGAAGACCAGAGAAAGAACTTCAGTGAGAACTTTCATTCAAAAAATGGTTTGACCGATTTCGTAAAGTTTCTCAATGAAGACGAACAAGTCCTGTATGACGAACCGTTTGAAATCTATGAAAATCTGAGCGAGTTGGAAACGGAAATCCATATCGTTTTTCAGAACATTATTGCTAACGAGGGAAGTGTTGCAGGGTTCGTTTGTGATCATCACACCAAGGAAGGTGGGACTCATATTTTGGGGTTCTTTAAAGGTCTCAATCAGGCGATCAGCGAATATGGAAGGCGTCACGGACTGATCAATGGAGAACCTCCCTCGTTTGATGTTTGTGTTTTCGGCGTCTCTGCAGTGGTCTGCTACAATGTTCCGAATCCAAATTACGAGTCTCCTTCCAAGTCCTATTTGGGAAATCGGAAAGTAATTGATTTAGTCTGTGGAGTCACTGAAAAACATCTCTCGCGTTATTATTTAGAACATCCAGAGATAGCAGAACAGATTGTATCCCGAGCCGTATTTCATCAATCGCAAAGGCGAATGTTGAACTCACAGATATAA
- a CDS encoding DNA gyrase subunit B, giving the protein MDETKKTQDYGASNIRALEGIEGIRLRPAMYIGGTDLVGLHHLVFELTDNVLDEYVNNHASMMTVKINSDNSVTVSDDGRGIPVGTMEKQGNKSALEIVFTKIHAGGKFDRESGYATGTGGLHGVGITAVNACSEWLEVEVRREGHVWTMEFAKGEMTSGLTKLGTTDQTGTKVTFMPDPTIFPDTTFVYETLRKRLQDAAFLNAGVKIRLVDERSGQSDEFHYEDGLVEFVKHLNRADNPLHPDVIKIEGKDGVTVVDMAMQYNDGYSENIRCYANGIYNPEGGTHLSGFRTALTRTLNSYGKKENIFKDATLTGEDFREGLAAVITVRIPNPQFESQTKIKLTNSEVDGAVATIVQEQLNKFMEENPQLAKKILQKGILAAEAREAAKKQREMVRRKGALTTGGLPEKLRDCRSRELDITEVYLVEGDSAGGSADTGRDSNTQAIMPLRGKILNVEKAQLVKVLDNAEISNIFKAIGIPPGAELEDITKRRYGKIILMTDADVDGSHIRTLLLTFLFRHMRLLVQERCIYIAQPPLYKVTQKNKQVRYVQTHETMMRELIEVAQTNSKLVFRSDGAIFEGENFAKLIGIMRELNEPLETLERRGVTLRFLQQNDLYQDGKLPRYQVLIGKDPHWFYDKAGMEQFLEEEKVRRGTEFEVADDQQKKTDQEQELDEKAAAASQLYMIDMHEIRKINSLLQQLKDYGIQLNDLIPAGLKDGEVVYPYYLETEKKEIQLTSLRDLLMDMRKLGEDLIQGRITRFKGLGEMDAEELWMTTMDPETRNLLQVTMEDAAAADEIFRVLMGDHVEPRREFIEKHALDVKELDV; this is encoded by the coding sequence ATGGACGAAACGAAGAAAACCCAGGATTACGGGGCCTCCAATATTCGTGCTTTGGAGGGAATCGAAGGGATTCGATTGCGGCCGGCCATGTACATTGGCGGGACCGATCTGGTTGGACTGCATCATCTGGTCTTTGAATTGACGGACAATGTGCTCGATGAGTATGTCAACAATCATGCCTCGATGATGACGGTCAAAATCAATTCCGATAATTCGGTGACCGTTTCCGATGATGGTCGTGGAATTCCCGTCGGCACGATGGAAAAACAAGGGAACAAGTCGGCTCTGGAAATCGTGTTCACGAAAATTCATGCCGGGGGAAAGTTCGACCGCGAAAGTGGTTACGCGACTGGCACCGGTGGTTTGCACGGCGTGGGGATTACAGCCGTCAATGCCTGTAGCGAGTGGCTGGAAGTGGAAGTCCGTCGTGAAGGTCATGTCTGGACGATGGAATTCGCCAAGGGTGAAATGACAAGTGGCCTGACGAAACTTGGCACAACCGATCAGACAGGAACCAAAGTCACCTTCATGCCCGATCCGACGATCTTTCCGGATACCACTTTTGTCTATGAGACACTTCGCAAACGACTTCAGGACGCGGCTTTCCTGAATGCGGGGGTGAAAATTCGCCTGGTGGATGAGCGGTCTGGCCAATCCGATGAGTTTCATTACGAAGATGGACTTGTTGAGTTCGTCAAGCATTTGAATCGAGCCGACAATCCGCTGCATCCCGATGTCATCAAAATTGAAGGCAAGGATGGTGTGACTGTTGTTGATATGGCAATGCAGTACAACGATGGTTACTCCGAAAATATTCGCTGTTATGCCAACGGGATTTATAACCCCGAAGGGGGAACGCATCTGAGTGGTTTCCGGACTGCTTTGACTCGAACCCTCAATTCCTACGGCAAGAAAGAGAACATTTTCAAGGATGCGACGCTGACTGGCGAAGATTTCCGGGAAGGGCTGGCGGCTGTTATTACAGTGCGAATTCCGAATCCGCAGTTTGAATCGCAGACGAAAATTAAGCTGACGAATTCCGAAGTCGATGGAGCAGTCGCAACCATCGTTCAGGAACAGCTCAACAAGTTCATGGAAGAGAATCCGCAACTGGCCAAGAAGATTCTGCAGAAAGGTATCCTGGCTGCGGAAGCTCGGGAAGCGGCTAAAAAGCAGCGGGAAATGGTCCGTCGTAAAGGTGCCCTCACGACTGGTGGGCTTCCTGAAAAACTGCGGGATTGTCGCAGTCGTGAACTCGATATTACGGAAGTTTATCTCGTCGAAGGGGACTCGGCTGGTGGATCCGCCGATACCGGTCGCGATTCCAATACCCAGGCGATTATGCCTTTGCGTGGTAAAATTTTGAATGTCGAGAAAGCTCAGCTCGTCAAAGTGCTCGACAATGCGGAAATCTCGAACATCTTCAAAGCGATTGGAATTCCCCCAGGAGCCGAACTCGAAGATATTACTAAACGTCGCTATGGCAAAATCATTCTGATGACCGATGCCGATGTTGACGGTAGCCACATTCGCACACTCCTGTTGACCTTCCTGTTTCGTCACATGCGACTGCTCGTTCAGGAACGCTGCATTTATATAGCACAGCCGCCACTTTACAAAGTGACGCAAAAGAACAAGCAGGTCCGCTATGTGCAGACTCACGAAACGATGATGCGGGAATTGATCGAAGTTGCTCAGACAAACTCCAAACTGGTCTTCCGATCCGACGGAGCAATTTTTGAGGGTGAAAACTTCGCGAAGTTGATTGGCATCATGCGGGAATTGAATGAGCCACTCGAAACTCTGGAACGTCGCGGCGTGACATTAAGGTTCCTGCAACAGAACGATCTGTATCAGGATGGCAAGCTGCCACGATACCAGGTGCTCATCGGCAAAGATCCTCACTGGTTTTATGACAAAGCAGGCATGGAACAATTCCTCGAAGAGGAAAAAGTTCGCCGGGGAACCGAGTTTGAAGTGGCCGATGATCAGCAGAAGAAAACCGATCAGGAACAGGAGTTGGACGAGAAAGCAGCCGCGGCAAGCCAGCTGTATATGATCGACATGCACGAAATCCGTAAGATTAATTCCCTGCTGCAACAGCTCAAAGACTACGGCATCCAACTCAACGATTTGATTCCAGCGGGATTAAAAGATGGCGAAGTAGTCTATCCGTACTATCTCGAAACCGAGAAGAAAGAAATTCAACTGACCTCGCTTCGCGACCTGCTGATGGATATGCGAAAGCTGGGCGAAGATTTGATTCAGGGCCGCATCACCCGCTTTAAAGGACTGGGCGAGATGGATGCGGAAGAACTGTGGATGACGACGATGGATCCGGAAACACGAAATCTGTTGCAAGTGACAATGGAAGATGCCGCCGCAGCGGATGAAATTTTCCGTGTGTTGATGGGTGACCATGTGGAACCACGTCGGGAGTTTATTGAGAAACATGCACTCGATGTGAAAGAGTTGGATGTTTAG